A part of Aegilops tauschii subsp. strangulata cultivar AL8/78 chromosome 2, Aet v6.0, whole genome shotgun sequence genomic DNA contains:
- the LOC109733048 gene encoding uncharacterized protein, which produces MGEQKEGAKHEVARSRDNYMSWSDDCTKYMLEWYIEKQRDKPPTFKWKAQHHLQCANDLNDKFGITATAKQVHRHFRSFKEKWKWIKLAKGRSGYGFDKVLNKFNIDKSEKSPSKLGKIKFHYLTHSIKFYHLLEELFSDSSHADGTLGIDVNDASENVESDGSSETSSHTSTAEQGLSDSDMIAPNSPAEGTRSNLKRKHVRAPHKKKPKVKARRARVLDDDVAASIVSLAETVKSAAPIQPIAAADHNANLWKHIESLTLPANEKIELATYLAKPEQEVFRVFLNCASDQTFNAWVLDYFAHKYDGKDRAAADPSI; this is translated from the exons ATGGGTGAGCAAAAAGAAGGTGCCAAGCATGAGGTTGCTCGCTCTCGTGATAATTACATGTCATGGAGTGATGATTGTACCAAGTATATGCTAGAGTGGTATATCGAGAAGCAAAGGGACAAGCCACCAACCTTCAAGTGGAAGGCACAACACCATCTACAATGTGCTAATGATTTGAATGACAAGTTTGGAATTACAGCTACAGCGAAACAAGTTCATCGACACTTTAGGTCATTCAAGGAGAAATGGAAGTGGATAAAGCTAGCAAAGGGGAGGAGTGGATATGGTTTCGATAAAGTACTTAACAAATTTAACATTGACAAGTCAGAGAAATCACCAAGCAAGCTTGGC AAAATAAAATTTCACTACCTTACTCATTCCATCAAGTTTTATCATCTCTTGGAAGAACTGTTTAGTGACTCGTCTCATGCGGATGGCACACTAGGTATTGATGTGAATGATGCAAGTGAGAATGTGGAATCTGATGGTAGTAGTGAAACAAGCAGCCACACATCCACTGCTGAACAAGGTCTTAGTGATTCCGACATGATTGCACCCAACAGTCCAGCAGAAGGCACTAGATCAAATCTGAAGCGCAAGCATGTTAGAGCACCACATAAGAAGAAACCAAAGGTCAAGGCACGTCGAGCCAGAGTGTTAGATGATGATGTGGCAGCGAGCATTGTGAGTCTTGCTGAAACTGTGAAATCTGCCGCCCCTATTCAGCCAATAGCAGCTGCAGACCATAATGCCAATCTTTGGAAGCACATTGAGTCGCTAACTCTCCCAGCAAATGAGAAAATTGAGTTAGCAACCTATCTTGCTAAGCCAGAACAAGAAGTTTTTCGTGTTTTCTTGAACTGTGCTAGCGACCAGACTTTTAATGCTTGGGTCCTTGATTATTTCGCGCACAAGTACGACGGCAAAGATCGTGCAGCTGCTGATCCATCAATCTGA